A window of Candidatus Dormiibacterota bacterium contains these coding sequences:
- the speY gene encoding deoxyhypusine synthase, translating into MAHKKNLLSGQRIYPDPIRGGMTVDRLIDDTFLAYNGGRLQKACRLLTEKMLQEDVTVGLSLSGALTPAGVGRSCIIPLIQSGFVDWIASTGANLYHDTHYGLGMSLHRGSHEVDDTLLRREGVIRIYDVLFDYNVLLDTDNYLRAVMAEKAFDKEMGTAELHYLLGKYLAAREKEIGVVDTCVLTVAYRAGVPCYVSSPGDSSIGMNVAELAMRGVGPRIDVSRDVNETAGIVYAAKQREGKSGVLMLGGGSPKNFVLQTEPQIQEILGLADRGHDYYIQVTDARPDTGGLSGATPAEAVSWGKVDPDKLTDSVVVYADSTIAVPLIVAYAVSRAKPRRLKRLYDRRDDLVERLKKDFLVEHERRTRETVKAQQGR; encoded by the coding sequence ATGGCTCACAAGAAAAATCTTCTTTCGGGCCAGAGGATTTATCCCGATCCCATCCGCGGCGGCATGACCGTCGATCGGCTGATCGACGACACCTTCCTCGCCTACAACGGCGGACGTCTGCAGAAGGCCTGCCGTCTGTTGACGGAGAAGATGCTCCAGGAGGACGTCACCGTCGGGCTGAGCCTCTCCGGCGCCCTGACGCCGGCCGGCGTCGGACGGTCGTGCATCATCCCGCTCATCCAGTCGGGATTCGTCGACTGGATCGCGTCGACGGGCGCGAACCTCTACCACGACACGCACTACGGGCTCGGCATGTCGCTGCACCGGGGCTCGCACGAGGTGGATGACACGCTCCTGCGGCGCGAGGGCGTCATCCGCATCTACGACGTCCTGTTCGACTACAACGTCCTGCTCGACACCGACAACTACCTGCGCGCCGTCATGGCGGAGAAGGCCTTCGACAAGGAGATGGGGACCGCCGAGCTGCACTACCTGCTCGGGAAGTACCTGGCGGCCCGTGAGAAGGAGATCGGTGTCGTGGACACCTGCGTCCTCACGGTGGCGTACCGCGCCGGAGTCCCGTGCTACGTGTCGTCGCCCGGCGACTCCTCGATCGGCATGAACGTCGCCGAGCTGGCCATGCGGGGCGTCGGTCCGCGCATCGACGTGTCGCGGGACGTCAACGAGACCGCCGGCATCGTCTACGCGGCCAAGCAGCGGGAGGGCAAGAGCGGCGTGCTCATGCTGGGCGGCGGCTCCCCCAAGAATTTCGTCCTGCAGACCGAGCCGCAGATCCAGGAAATCCTCGGTCTCGCGGACCGCGGCCACGACTACTACATCCAGGTCACCGACGCCCGGCCGGACACCGGCGGCCTGTCGGGGGCGACCCCCGCGGAGGCGGTCTCCTGGGGAAAGGTCGACCCGGACAAGCTCACCGACTCGGTGGTGGTGTACGCCGACAGCACGATCGCCGTCCCGCTCATCGTCGCGTACGCCGTGTCGCGGGCCAAGCCGCGCCGGCTGAAGAGACTCTACGATCGACGCGACGACCTGGTCGAAAGGCTCAAGAAGGACTTCCTCGTCGAGCACGAGAGGCGCACGCGCGAGACGGTGAAGGCCCAGCAGGGCCGCTGA
- the thiO gene encoding glycine oxidase ThiO, protein MDQERIDDVLVVGGGIIGLSIAREAALLGLRVRLLDRGKIGGEASGAAAGLLSPQAEADRAGPLFTLGLASRDLFPEFAAGVEEESGLDPALWRRGTLVAARSGRETEELDRRFAFQRALGLPAERIGGEALRRMEPALHPDWCEALYLPRDLSVDNVVLVEGLRLSASRLGVRLQEDARADRLLVEEGRVVGVGIGGGRARAGAVVIAAGAWSAEIAGIDPPLPLRPVRGQIVCLGPAAAPVFPIFGPDCYLVPRRDGRVLAGSTMEDAGFDKSVTGAALRDLSAGALALVPGLATAPFHSAWAGLRPALPDGLPAIGRAAPGLLHACGHLRNGILLAPVTARLVARLLADQDPGMDLSPFDPGRFQDWNGGVVDAEVPGPVSGPAGPSPSRACASRARRGSPS, encoded by the coding sequence ATGGATCAGGAACGGATCGACGACGTCCTCGTCGTGGGCGGCGGGATCATCGGTCTCTCGATCGCGCGCGAGGCGGCGCTCCTGGGCCTGCGCGTGCGCCTCCTGGATCGGGGAAAGATCGGCGGAGAGGCCAGCGGCGCGGCGGCCGGGCTTCTCAGCCCGCAGGCCGAGGCGGACCGCGCGGGTCCTCTCTTCACCCTTGGCCTCGCGAGCCGCGATCTCTTCCCCGAGTTCGCGGCCGGTGTCGAGGAGGAGAGCGGTCTGGACCCCGCTCTGTGGCGCCGCGGCACTCTCGTCGCCGCGCGCTCCGGCCGGGAGACGGAGGAGCTGGACCGACGCTTCGCCTTCCAGCGGGCGCTCGGTCTGCCCGCGGAGCGGATCGGCGGCGAGGCGCTGCGCCGCATGGAGCCGGCGCTCCATCCCGACTGGTGCGAGGCGCTGTACCTGCCGCGCGACCTGTCGGTGGACAACGTCGTCCTGGTCGAGGGTCTCAGGCTTTCGGCTTCGCGTCTCGGGGTCCGCCTGCAGGAGGATGCGCGCGCCGACAGGCTCCTGGTGGAAGAGGGCCGCGTGGTCGGGGTGGGCATCGGCGGCGGGCGTGCGCGCGCCGGCGCCGTCGTGATCGCCGCCGGCGCATGGTCGGCGGAGATCGCCGGGATCGATCCCCCGCTGCCGTTGCGCCCGGTCCGTGGCCAGATCGTCTGTCTCGGTCCCGCCGCCGCTCCCGTCTTCCCGATCTTCGGCCCCGACTGCTATCTCGTGCCGCGACGCGACGGGCGCGTTCTGGCGGGCAGCACGATGGAGGATGCGGGCTTCGACAAGTCCGTGACGGGAGCGGCTCTCAGGGACCTCAGCGCCGGCGCCCTGGCCCTCGTCCCCGGGCTCGCGACGGCGCCGTTCCATTCTGCCTGGGCCGGTCTGAGGCCCGCTCTTCCCGACGGCCTTCCCGCCATCGGCCGGGCCGCCCCGGGTCTCCTGCACGCCTGCGGACACCTGCGCAATGGAATCCTGCTCGCGCCGGTCACCGCGCGTCTCGTCGCGCGACTGCTCGCGGACCAGGATCCCGGCATGGATCTGTCTCCCTTCGATCCAGGTCGGTTCCAGGACTGGAACGGGGGGGTGGTCGACGCGGAGGTGCCGGGGCCGGTCAGCGGCCCTGCTGGGCCTTCACCGTCTCGCGCGTGCGCCTCTCGTGCTCGACGAGGAAGTCCTTCTTGA